From one Staphylococcus kloosii genomic stretch:
- a CDS encoding 5-oxoprolinase subunit C family protein, with product MSIIIEEEGLFSSFQDFGRQGYEDRGVIPGGALDTLSHEIANRLVANDKNEATLEMTNRMARIRFTEPTLIALSGGTFKATTDDLTVLPNKLYLMLKGDVLRFVETQRTSRVYLAVGGGFELDEWLGSTATDFKAKIGGFHGRSLKKGDEINMKRNYSKRHHKLFENLEHTRQTNWGIDGYALSFNYMSDVFHVIKNKGTEDFDQDTLDRFTLSEYKVTSKANRVGMLVEGQSVKAYYEDMPLHQSVKRGTIQVKRDGTPIILLNDHYTLGSYPQIGTIATYHLTKLGQKHQGEKLKFQFIDVETAEENLIKFNNWLNQLFHGIEYRMQLEMQK from the coding sequence ATGTCAATCATAATAGAGGAAGAAGGATTATTTTCAAGCTTTCAAGACTTTGGTAGACAAGGTTATGAAGACCGAGGTGTCATTCCAGGTGGTGCCTTAGACACTTTGTCTCACGAAATTGCTAACCGACTTGTAGCAAATGACAAAAATGAAGCAACACTTGAAATGACTAATAGAATGGCTCGTATACGTTTTACTGAACCAACATTGATCGCTTTAAGCGGTGGGACATTTAAGGCGACGACTGATGATTTAACCGTATTACCAAATAAATTATACTTGATGTTAAAAGGTGATGTCTTACGATTTGTTGAGACACAACGTACATCAAGAGTCTATTTAGCCGTAGGTGGTGGATTTGAATTAGATGAATGGCTAGGTTCAACCGCTACAGATTTTAAAGCTAAAATTGGTGGATTCCACGGACGTAGCTTGAAAAAAGGTGACGAAATTAATATGAAACGTAATTATTCTAAACGTCATCACAAATTATTTGAGAATTTAGAACATACGAGACAAACCAATTGGGGAATAGATGGTTATGCATTGTCGTTCAACTATATGTCTGATGTATTTCACGTTATAAAAAATAAAGGTACAGAGGATTTTGACCAAGATACATTAGATCGTTTTACTTTGAGTGAATATAAAGTCACGAGTAAAGCCAATAGGGTAGGTATGTTAGTTGAAGGTCAGTCTGTTAAAGCGTATTACGAAGATATGCCGCTACATCAATCTGTTAAACGTGGCACGATACAAGTTAAAAGAGACGGTACGCCAATTATTTTATTAAATGACCATTACACGTTAGGTAGTTATCCTCAAATAGGAACGATTGCAACTTACCATCTAACTAAATTAGGACAAAAGCATCAAGGAGAAAAATTGAAATTCCAATTTATCGATGTTGAGACGGCGGAAGAAAATTTAATTAAGTTTAATAACTGGTTAAACCAATTATTCCATGGTATAGAATATAGAATGCAGCTCGAAATGCAAAAATAA
- a CDS encoding anthranilate synthase component II produces the protein MIIVIDNKDSFTYNLVDYTKNISQQPVKVIDVDQVDITALQYLKPEAIIISPGPGKPSDYPVLSYVITTFAATTPILGVCLGFQLIVEYFGGKIIKSDKPVHGHVTTLTHTNSGIFKGLKQNFQVMRYHSLIAHTASIPSELNIVAYNEEQIIMAVEHEQLPLYGVQYHPESISSEYGHKQLQLFLTKAGEHCAHSI, from the coding sequence ATGATTATCGTCATCGACAATAAAGATTCATTTACATATAATCTTGTTGATTATACAAAAAATATTTCTCAGCAACCAGTCAAAGTCATTGATGTGGATCAAGTTGATATAACGGCATTACAATACTTAAAACCTGAAGCAATTATTATCTCGCCAGGGCCAGGTAAACCAAGTGATTATCCCGTATTAAGTTATGTAATTACAACTTTTGCAGCAACTACACCTATTCTCGGTGTTTGCTTAGGCTTTCAATTAATCGTTGAGTATTTTGGAGGAAAAATAATTAAAAGTGACAAACCAGTGCATGGTCATGTAACGACTTTGACGCATACAAATAGTGGTATTTTTAAAGGCTTAAAGCAAAATTTTCAAGTTATGCGTTATCACTCATTGATTGCACATACGGCATCAATACCATCTGAATTAAATATTGTAGCTTATAATGAAGAACAAATTATTATGGCAGTTGAGCATGAACAATTACCGTTATATGGAGTTCAATATCACCCTGAATCTATTTCAAGTGAATATGGACATAAACAGTTACAATTATTTTTAACGAAAGCAGGTGAACACTGTGCACATTCAATTTAA
- the queC gene encoding 7-cyano-7-deazaguanine synthase QueC: MNEQLLDNNKAIVVFSGGQDSTTCLFWAKKHFDEVELVTFKYGQRHAQEIEVAQAIAEEQQLKHHVLDMSLLSQLTPNALTDPNMAIEANDDEIPNTFVPARNLLFLSFAGALAYHLNAKNIITGVCETDFSGYPDCRDSFVKSMNVTLNLSMDKNFVIHTPLMWLDKKETWALSDDLGVLDYVRERTLTCYNGIIGDGCGTCPACKLRARGLNNYLVEKGANN; this comes from the coding sequence ATGAACGAACAATTACTAGATAACAATAAAGCCATTGTAGTGTTTAGTGGTGGCCAAGATAGCACAACATGTTTATTTTGGGCCAAGAAACATTTTGATGAAGTTGAATTAGTAACTTTTAAATACGGACAAAGACATGCGCAAGAAATCGAAGTTGCACAAGCTATAGCCGAAGAGCAACAACTTAAACATCACGTTCTGGATATGTCTCTATTATCTCAATTAACACCTAACGCTTTAACAGACCCTAATATGGCTATTGAAGCAAACGACGATGAAATTCCAAATACTTTTGTCCCTGCACGCAATTTATTATTTTTATCTTTTGCTGGCGCTTTAGCTTATCACCTTAATGCGAAAAATATAATCACAGGTGTATGTGAAACAGATTTTTCTGGTTACCCAGATTGCCGTGATAGTTTTGTTAAATCTATGAATGTTACTTTAAATTTATCAATGGATAAAAACTTTGTAATTCATACGCCATTAATGTGGTTAGATAAAAAAGAAACTTGGGCATTGAGTGATGATTTAGGAGTTTTAGATTACGTTAGAGAACGCACATTAACTTGTTATAACGGTATTATTGGCGATGGCTGTGGCACGTGTCCAGCATGTAAGTTACGTGCACGTGGTTTGAACAATTATTTGGTTGAAAAAGGAGCGAATAACTAA
- a CDS encoding 5-oxoprolinase subunit B family protein, whose amino-acid sequence MKIYSQGDQAIVVSIEKKVSKDLTEDLLALKSYLLERNFPFITEIVPTESDMMICYDARSMIKHHHIQSPFQYMKDLVYSIRLEIIHDDTPEGITNIPVIYGGEYGPDLEQLLQYYNIDLDTFINRHTNCTYFVSTMGYSPGFPYLTGMDERLFVNHTGKQKSFIPAGAVIIEGKKTGINTTDTYGDWLVIGYTPETLFNPEKDDFTKLTLGDNVRFIPCKENEIDLGGFKPCQS is encoded by the coding sequence ATGAAAATATATAGTCAAGGGGATCAAGCTATAGTAGTCTCTATAGAGAAAAAGGTATCAAAGGATTTAACTGAAGACTTATTAGCATTAAAGTCCTATCTTTTAGAACGCAATTTCCCATTTATAACAGAAATTGTACCAACTGAATCAGATATGATGATTTGTTATGATGCGCGCAGTATGATTAAGCATCATCATATTCAATCACCTTTTCAATATATGAAAGACTTAGTTTATTCAATTAGGTTAGAAATTATTCATGATGATACACCTGAAGGGATAACAAATATTCCAGTCATATACGGTGGAGAATATGGGCCTGATTTAGAGCAACTATTACAATACTATAATATTGATTTAGACACTTTTATTAACCGACATACAAATTGTACCTACTTTGTATCTACGATGGGATATTCTCCAGGCTTTCCTTATTTAACAGGCATGGATGAGCGCTTATTTGTTAATCATACAGGAAAACAAAAATCCTTTATTCCAGCAGGTGCGGTTATTATTGAAGGGAAAAAGACTGGCATTAATACGACAGATACATATGGAGATTGGCTCGTTATTGGTTATACGCCAGAAACTTTATTCAATCCTGAGAAAGACGATTTTACTAAGCTTACACTTGGCGATAATGTAAGATTTATACCATGTAAAGAAAACGAGATAGATTTAGGGGGCTTCAAACCATGTCAATCATAA
- the queD gene encoding 6-carboxytetrahydropterin synthase QueD: MFQQNYPQVNHNYVFELNKDFNFSAAHYIPSEDAGKCMRTHGHTYFVNLTIAGDELDHNGFLVNFSDLKKLVHGSFDHQLLNELPMFKGKSPSTEVVAQTIYEIIQNNLDARSNKPHCLQVYVRETPTSYVVYRPKEHQNG, encoded by the coding sequence ATGTTTCAACAAAATTATCCTCAAGTAAATCATAACTATGTATTCGAATTAAATAAGGACTTTAACTTTTCAGCTGCTCATTATATTCCAAGTGAAGATGCCGGAAAATGTATGCGCACACACGGACATACTTATTTTGTAAACTTAACAATAGCTGGTGATGAACTTGATCACAACGGTTTTTTAGTTAATTTTAGTGATTTAAAAAAACTTGTTCACGGTTCATTCGATCATCAATTATTAAATGAATTGCCAATGTTCAAAGGTAAAAGTCCATCAACAGAAGTAGTGGCACAAACAATTTATGAAATAATACAAAATAACTTAGACGCTCGCTCAAACAAGCCTCACTGCTTACAAGTATATGTTCGTGAAACACCAACTAGTTACGTTG
- a CDS encoding aminotransferase class IV, with the protein MKLFETMRLENNEIKRLALHKERIQNSCEALKINFDNKQWDKVISHILENYPNQLKRLKIMIDQQGEVSFEIAELPDKQYFTARLVKLDKAVNKQDLIHKTTQRDHLQHDHSTDLILLHDDKGKILEFDIGNIMVKEDEQCYTPEFEQDFLRGTMRRSLIEQGSLEIKNYDVTTFVRKLQNNEIKVFLLNSLREVADVEIYL; encoded by the coding sequence ATGAAATTATTTGAAACGATGAGACTCGAAAATAATGAAATTAAACGATTAGCATTACATAAAGAGAGAATTCAAAATTCTTGCGAAGCATTGAAGATAAATTTTGATAATAAGCAGTGGGACAAAGTGATTAGTCACATTTTAGAAAATTATCCTAATCAACTTAAACGATTAAAAATAATGATTGATCAACAAGGAGAAGTGTCATTTGAAATAGCTGAATTACCTGACAAACAATACTTTACTGCTCGTTTGGTTAAGTTAGATAAAGCAGTTAATAAACAAGACCTTATTCATAAAACAACGCAGCGAGATCATCTGCAACACGATCATTCTACAGATCTTATTTTATTACATGATGACAAAGGTAAAATATTAGAATTTGATATTGGTAATATAATGGTAAAAGAAGACGAACAATGCTATACGCCAGAATTCGAACAAGATTTTTTACGTGGCACGATGAGAAGATCTTTGATAGAACAAGGTTCATTAGAAATTAAAAATTATGATGTGACTACTTTCGTACGTAAACTACAAAACAATGAGATTAAAGTTTTTCTATTAAATAGTTTACGTGAGGTTGCCGATGTAGAAATTTATCTATAG
- a CDS encoding chorismate-binding protein, protein MHIQFNYRYMTDANDFETYHIECTDYSAKKIAWTIDEVGAVVSFAEAMQSQDKYVALYLPYEAANYYNEDMAVVSVHGPYVYAAAYVFDSVTQVTEQAPYEYDKCHNFQFTESNEILTKNIERIQQEIINGNTYQVNYTTRLTDNIQRPIYDLYRQLQLANNGNYSVMIDTDELQIASSSPELFFQQGTFNNNDNVIVSKPMKGTMSRGVTPADDEMQYTTLAQSEKDKAENVMIVDLLRNDIARIATTNSVKVYKLFHIEKYDTVFQMTSMVTGQLPQSTSLNKILASLFPCGSITGAPKINTMKFIKSLEQVPRHVYCGTIGLLMPNGKSIFNVPIRTIQYIGEQAIYGVGAGITIDSEADKEIKEFNDKVKILECL, encoded by the coding sequence GTGCACATTCAATTTAATTATCGCTATATGACTGACGCAAATGATTTTGAAACGTATCATATTGAATGTACAGATTATAGCGCTAAAAAAATAGCTTGGACCATTGATGAGGTAGGGGCTGTAGTATCGTTTGCCGAAGCGATGCAAAGCCAAGATAAATATGTAGCACTTTATTTACCTTATGAAGCAGCTAATTATTATAATGAAGATATGGCAGTGGTGAGTGTTCATGGTCCATATGTGTATGCAGCTGCTTATGTTTTTGATTCAGTCACACAAGTAACTGAACAAGCACCATATGAGTATGATAAATGTCACAATTTCCAATTTACAGAATCCAATGAAATATTAACGAAAAACATTGAACGTATACAGCAAGAAATTATTAACGGTAATACGTATCAAGTTAATTACACTACAAGATTAACTGACAACATTCAACGACCTATTTACGATTTATATCGACAATTGCAACTTGCTAATAATGGAAATTATTCAGTAATGATAGATACTGATGAATTACAAATAGCTTCGTCTTCACCAGAATTATTCTTTCAACAAGGAACTTTTAACAATAACGACAATGTTATTGTTAGTAAACCAATGAAAGGTACAATGTCTCGTGGCGTTACACCCGCTGATGATGAAATGCAATATACAACGTTAGCACAATCTGAGAAAGATAAAGCAGAAAATGTCATGATAGTGGATTTGCTACGCAATGACATTGCACGTATTGCAACAACAAATAGCGTAAAAGTTTACAAATTATTTCATATTGAAAAATATGATACTGTATTTCAAATGACATCGATGGTTACGGGACAACTTCCTCAATCGACGTCATTGAATAAAATATTAGCATCACTGTTCCCGTGTGGCTCAATTACCGGTGCACCTAAAATTAATACAATGAAATTTATTAAATCATTAGAGCAAGTACCGAGACATGTATATTGCGGAACGATTGGATTGCTAATGCCGAATGGTAAGTCCATTTTCAACGTACCAATCCGAACTATTCAATATATAGGAGAACAAGCAATTTATGGTGTAGGTGCAGGTATAACGATAGATTCGGAAGCGGATAAAGAAATAAAAGAATTTAATGACAAAGTAAAAATATTGGAGTGCTTATAA